A single Mangrovimonas sp. YM274 DNA region contains:
- a CDS encoding DUF3857 domain-containing protein: protein MKIKNESMNKTLLLLLLSPFFIFAQDFSDEDFIYLKRHEHIKIKLNEHQFDISNNISEQAEYLTSNKLYFANESMSFDSFRTIEDIEAYTYIPSTDKKIAVDYIETKRDFDNGVFYSDQESKSFIFPAVTKGAITNLSYKEIIKDPHFLGLFRFGTYVPTKSAQLSIEFPKNVTIGHIEFNTNNIDVDFQKKDSSNGYTYTWTVNNIEGFQGEEDSESMLYYLPHIIVYIKNYTADGKTYNVLNDVSDLYKWYNSLVEQIDVNDLKKVYDIADNITKDLKTKREKAEAIFNWVQDNITYVAFEDGLGGFIPRGAASVCDKRYGDCKDMANLLYEMLNHVGIESYRTWIGTRDRQYSYHDVPTPMVDNHMINTAIVENDTIFLDATDSYVPYGMPSGFTQTKEALLGIDKDTFKIIKVPVQDASKSISKVTSEFILDDTAVKVAEKREMTGYEKVDFIADYTFKKNDKTDEEFLNTNLALGNNKTKYTNINKANFNNKQTPLVLQYDLNIENYAKNIGNKTYINLNIDRSLSKSGIDLEGRKYSKKIDYHFEKQFTSHLTIPEGYKVSYIPEELSFENPHYGYKITYDVEGNILTQHKSIYVKTLSIQNEEFESWNSFIKSLIKAYKKSIILEKL from the coding sequence TTGAAAATTAAGAACGAATCTATGAACAAGACCCTATTACTCCTACTGTTAAGTCCCTTTTTCATATTTGCTCAAGATTTTTCTGACGAAGACTTCATTTACCTTAAACGTCATGAGCACATTAAGATTAAACTGAACGAACACCAGTTTGACATCTCCAATAACATCTCGGAACAGGCAGAATACCTTACTTCCAACAAGCTCTATTTTGCCAATGAATCTATGAGTTTTGACAGTTTTAGGACGATTGAGGACATTGAGGCCTACACCTACATTCCGAGTACCGATAAAAAAATAGCAGTCGACTATATTGAAACCAAAAGAGACTTTGACAATGGTGTGTTTTATAGCGACCAAGAGTCTAAAAGCTTTATTTTCCCTGCAGTCACCAAGGGTGCCATTACCAATTTAAGTTATAAGGAAATTATTAAGGATCCACATTTTCTGGGATTGTTCCGCTTTGGAACTTATGTACCAACCAAGAGCGCACAATTATCCATCGAATTTCCTAAAAATGTCACCATCGGACATATTGAATTCAATACAAATAACATTGATGTAGACTTCCAGAAAAAGGATTCCTCAAATGGTTACACCTATACCTGGACAGTTAATAACATTGAAGGATTTCAAGGAGAAGAAGATAGCGAATCTATGCTCTATTACCTTCCGCATATTATTGTGTATATCAAAAATTACACTGCAGACGGTAAAACATATAATGTATTAAACGATGTATCCGACCTTTATAAATGGTACAATTCTTTAGTAGAACAAATCGATGTTAACGACTTAAAAAAAGTATATGACATTGCCGATAACATCACAAAAGATCTAAAGACAAAACGCGAAAAAGCAGAAGCGATCTTCAATTGGGTTCAGGATAATATTACCTATGTAGCTTTTGAAGACGGATTAGGAGGGTTCATCCCAAGAGGAGCGGCCAGCGTTTGCGATAAACGATATGGTGACTGTAAAGACATGGCCAATTTACTTTATGAGATGCTTAATCACGTGGGGATTGAATCCTATCGCACTTGGATTGGCACAAGAGACCGTCAATATTCCTATCATGATGTTCCTACACCTATGGTAGACAACCACATGATCAACACGGCTATTGTAGAAAATGATACTATTTTTCTAGATGCCACAGACAGTTATGTGCCGTACGGTATGCCCAGTGGTTTCACTCAAACTAAAGAAGCTCTTTTAGGAATTGACAAGGACACTTTTAAAATCATTAAAGTCCCAGTGCAAGATGCTAGCAAAAGTATTTCAAAAGTGACCAGCGAGTTCATTTTGGATGACACCGCGGTAAAAGTTGCCGAAAAAAGAGAAATGACCGGATACGAAAAAGTCGATTTTATTGCTGACTATACCTTCAAAAAAAATGACAAAACCGATGAGGAGTTCTTGAACACCAACTTGGCCTTGGGTAATAACAAAACAAAATACACCAATATCAACAAGGCTAATTTTAATAACAAACAGACCCCACTAGTTCTTCAATACGATCTTAACATAGAAAACTATGCTAAAAATATAGGGAACAAAACCTACATCAATTTAAACATCGATAGAAGCTTATCCAAAAGTGGTATAGACCTTGAAGGCAGAAAATACAGTAAAAAAATCGATTACCACTTCGAGAAACAGTTTACAAGCCACTTAACCATACCAGAAGGCTACAAAGTAAGCTACATTCCAGAAGAATTGAGTTTTGAAAATCCTCATTACGGATATAAAATTACTTATGACGTAGAAGGCAATATTTTAACCCAGCACAAAAGCATCTACGTAAAAACCCTAAGCATCCAAAACGAAGAATTTGAAAGTTGGAACAGCTTCATTAAAAGCCTTATCAAAGCCTACAAGAAAAGTATAATACTAGAAAAACTATAA
- a CDS encoding DUF3857 domain-containing protein, giving the protein MIKKALFILLLATSSSFAQQFRTYDWEKKPKLHKLTAEETQESSIGILKKHIVEYSANIMSPEPKRYETEHTITRVNDEKGIARHNTVYIPMYEVKKVVDIKARTISPKGKVTVLNQENIKEVKNVDEYGDFKIFAIEGVEKGSEIEVLYTVEKEFDMYGAETIQSNYKIKEAQFTFITGSLNANIKAYRTDAKFEDISVDGNNAKSLVIKDIPAMVEEEYSTPDANKIAVVYQCFPNGQDISQEMFWTNVSYNVGTKFFPSEVSEKVNKDLPIITEGKTEMSTFERASRVDNFIKSNFNIVKNNNEELSNLDYILENRSASSFGILKAYANYLKALDVEYEVVITASRFEYKFDPTFFIPSMLREFLIYLPSEKKYIAPDRIEYRVGEAPANLLGNYGLYIKRDLGHYFQKIEQTDPNYSQVNRTTDITFSEDIESAIIEMHQEYTGHWSATNRAILSLSTEQGIKEFKEYLTSSGVEDKEEISFSTENNDLNQTTYNVPFIVNSKVSSESLIEDAGDSYIFQVGLIIGTQSELYQETERVNPIEMSYPNQYDYTITVHIPEGYTAEGLSSLNLNKSYKNEKGEKQAKFESSYKLEGNKIIITIQEFYKTVDYDLNRYEEFREVINAASDFNKAAILLKPVE; this is encoded by the coding sequence ATGATAAAAAAAGCTCTTTTTATACTGCTTCTTGCTACAAGCAGCAGTTTTGCACAGCAATTCAGAACCTATGATTGGGAAAAAAAACCCAAACTACATAAATTAACAGCCGAAGAAACCCAAGAATCTTCCATTGGGATCCTAAAAAAGCATATCGTTGAATATTCGGCTAATATCATGTCTCCAGAACCTAAGCGTTATGAAACCGAACACACCATTACTCGTGTGAACGATGAAAAGGGAATTGCCCGACACAATACCGTTTACATCCCCATGTACGAGGTAAAAAAGGTGGTAGACATTAAAGCCCGTACCATTAGCCCAAAAGGGAAAGTAACAGTCCTTAATCAAGAAAATATCAAAGAAGTTAAGAATGTTGATGAATACGGTGACTTTAAGATTTTTGCTATTGAGGGTGTAGAAAAAGGATCGGAAATTGAAGTTTTATACACCGTTGAAAAAGAATTTGATATGTATGGCGCCGAAACCATCCAGAGCAATTACAAAATCAAAGAAGCCCAATTTACCTTTATTACGGGAAGCTTAAATGCCAACATCAAGGCTTACCGAACCGATGCTAAGTTTGAAGACATTTCGGTTGACGGTAATAATGCAAAATCTCTAGTTATAAAAGACATTCCGGCTATGGTGGAGGAAGAATACTCCACTCCTGATGCCAATAAAATTGCAGTAGTTTACCAATGCTTTCCTAATGGACAGGACATTTCTCAAGAAATGTTCTGGACCAACGTTAGTTACAATGTAGGGACCAAATTCTTCCCTTCAGAAGTATCAGAAAAAGTAAATAAGGACCTTCCGATAATCACCGAAGGAAAAACAGAAATGTCTACATTTGAAAGAGCTTCTCGAGTAGATAATTTTATAAAAAGCAACTTCAACATTGTAAAAAACAACAACGAAGAACTCTCTAACCTAGATTACATTTTAGAAAACCGTTCCGCCAGTAGTTTTGGAATTTTAAAAGCTTATGCCAATTATTTAAAGGCTTTGGATGTTGAATATGAAGTAGTAATCACAGCCAGTAGATTTGAATATAAATTCGATCCTACATTTTTCATTCCAAGTATGCTAAGAGAATTTTTAATCTATTTACCTTCGGAGAAAAAATACATTGCTCCTGACCGTATAGAATATAGAGTTGGGGAGGCTCCTGCCAACCTACTTGGTAATTATGGACTGTATATCAAACGTGATTTGGGGCATTATTTCCAAAAAATTGAACAAACTGACCCCAACTATAGCCAAGTTAATCGCACAACAGATATAACCTTTAGCGAAGATATAGAAAGTGCAATAATAGAAATGCACCAAGAATACACCGGACATTGGTCTGCTACTAATAGAGCTATTTTAAGCCTTTCTACAGAACAAGGTATAAAAGAATTTAAAGAGTATTTAACTAGCTCTGGAGTTGAAGACAAGGAAGAAATCAGTTTTTCAACTGAAAACAATGACCTTAATCAAACCACGTACAACGTACCCTTTATTGTCAACTCTAAAGTATCCTCGGAATCCTTGATTGAAGACGCAGGAGACAGCTATATTTTTCAGGTTGGCCTTATCATAGGAACCCAAAGTGAACTGTATCAAGAAACCGAACGTGTGAACCCTATTGAAATGAGCTATCCAAACCAATACGACTACACCATTACAGTTCATATACCAGAAGGGTACACAGCAGAAGGTTTGAGCAGTTTAAACCTTAACAAAAGTTACAAAAACGAGAAAGGAGAAAAACAGGCAAAGTTTGAATCCAGCTATAAATTGGAGGGTAATAAAATTATTATCACCATACAGGAATTCTATAAAACGGTGGATTATGATTTAAATCGTTACGAGGAGTTTAGAGAAGTTATCAATGCCGCTTCCGACTTTAATAAAGCTGCCATTTTATTAAAGCCTGTGGAATAA
- a CDS encoding RNA polymerase sigma factor codes for MTLTKQNIEQLLQLCNKGNQKAQMEVYNRYYRAMYNTAYRIVQDKYEAEDIMQESFLTAFTKLDSLKVYSTFGAWLKRITINNSIHRYNKNSKHNDIHLDDVLYKVEDQSGITEDYEFTNLKAKQVMDTMKTLKENYKICLTLHLVEGYDYEEISEIMNISYANCRTMISRAKDSLRQKLQLIAEH; via the coding sequence TTGACCTTGACCAAGCAAAATATAGAGCAACTATTACAACTCTGCAATAAAGGCAACCAAAAAGCTCAAATGGAAGTCTATAACAGATATTACAGAGCCATGTACAATACTGCCTACAGAATTGTTCAAGACAAATATGAGGCTGAAGATATTATGCAAGAATCCTTTTTGACGGCTTTTACAAAACTGGACAGCTTGAAAGTTTACAGCACATTTGGAGCATGGTTAAAACGAATAACAATTAACAACAGTATCCACAGATACAACAAAAACAGTAAACATAATGATATCCATTTGGATGATGTCCTTTATAAAGTGGAAGACCAAAGTGGCATCACGGAAGATTATGAGTTTACCAACTTAAAAGCCAAACAGGTAATGGACACGATGAAAACCTTGAAGGAAAACTACAAAATATGTCTTACCCTTCATTTAGTTGAAGGCTACGACTATGAAGAAATTTCCGAAATCATGAATATTTCATATGCCAATTGCCGCACCATGATCTCTAGAGCTAAAGATAGCTTAAGACAAAAACTTCAGCTAATTGCTGAGCATTAA
- a CDS encoding head GIN domain-containing protein yields the protein MKKLVFCLFAIFAIGTTQAQKKVKGNGSVTTITRTTSDYNTISCAGSFDYILVKGTEGQITLEGEANLLNYISTEVKNDRLIIKVENSVNLRGSKPIKIIIPFEDIEKVSFAGSGDLWNEDTIVANHFDVEMAGSGDLKLSVEANAVEASLAGSGDLVLSGNTTSLEASVAGSGDLNAYKLISNNTDVSVAGSGGAKVYSKEVLKARVAGSGSVSYKGNPVKEDTKVSGSGRIRNN from the coding sequence ATGAAAAAATTAGTATTCTGTCTATTCGCAATTTTTGCCATAGGCACCACTCAAGCTCAAAAGAAAGTAAAGGGGAATGGTAGTGTAACCACTATCACCAGAACAACATCAGACTATAATACCATTAGCTGCGCGGGATCATTTGACTATATTTTGGTAAAAGGCACCGAAGGCCAAATAACCTTGGAAGGTGAAGCCAATTTACTCAACTACATTAGCACGGAAGTAAAAAACGACCGATTGATCATTAAAGTTGAAAACTCCGTTAACCTTAGAGGCAGTAAACCAATAAAAATCATCATTCCGTTCGAGGATATTGAAAAAGTTTCCTTTGCAGGTTCTGGAGATCTTTGGAACGAAGACACTATTGTCGCTAACCATTTTGATGTAGAAATGGCTGGCTCAGGAGATTTAAAACTTTCTGTTGAAGCCAATGCTGTTGAAGCTAGTTTGGCTGGATCTGGAGATTTGGTGTTATCCGGCAATACAACCTCACTTGAAGCTAGCGTAGCTGGTTCTGGAGACCTCAATGCCTATAAACTCATTTCAAACAATACGGATGTCTCGGTAGCAGGTTCTGGTGGAGCCAAAGTATATTCTAAGGAAGTCCTTAAAGCTCGTGTAGCCGGTTCTGGTTCCGTCAGCTACAAAGGCAATCCTGTAAAAGAAGACACCAAAGTTTCTGGATCTGGCCGAATTCGAAATAACTAA
- a CDS encoding AMP-binding protein, translating into MIPTYDKIHLKFKLNGSSYDKEDLKEVSYSLIKEGETYERVIGNFLLDWLDEKDTVEVQTSGSTGTPKIVSVSKQAMVHSALATGNYFKLSPGDRALHCLPTSFIAGKMMLVRALILGLELDVVAPSRLPAYDDQVEYDFCAMIPMQVKENIERLNHIKTLIVGGAAFPATLMPLIEDLPGKVYATYGMTETLSHIAVKPLNHLKDEGHFQVLDGIEISQDGRGCLVIDAPDLMVENMVTNDIVKLYSEKEFDVIGRIDNVINSGGVKLFPEQIEAKLDANIGQRFFISSEEDEVLGEKVILVVEKDDSSITPSTFKALDKYEKPKAVYVVDHFEETISGKIRRKNTLELLKKYAKQKPLI; encoded by the coding sequence ATGATTCCAACTTACGATAAGATACATTTAAAATTCAAACTCAACGGTTCTAGTTATGATAAAGAGGACCTTAAAGAAGTGAGTTATAGTTTGATAAAGGAAGGGGAAACTTATGAGCGCGTCATCGGTAATTTTTTGCTCGATTGGCTGGACGAAAAAGATACTGTAGAAGTGCAAACGTCGGGCTCTACGGGAACACCTAAAATAGTCTCGGTTAGCAAACAGGCCATGGTGCATTCGGCATTGGCAACGGGGAATTATTTCAAATTATCGCCAGGGGATAGGGCACTGCATTGTCTGCCTACAAGTTTTATTGCAGGTAAAATGATGTTGGTAAGAGCTCTGATTTTAGGTTTAGAATTGGATGTTGTGGCGCCTTCTAGGCTTCCTGCCTATGATGATCAAGTGGAATACGATTTTTGTGCCATGATTCCTATGCAGGTGAAAGAAAATATAGAGCGCTTAAATCATATAAAAACCTTAATTGTTGGAGGAGCGGCGTTTCCTGCTACGCTCATGCCTTTAATTGAAGATTTGCCAGGAAAAGTGTATGCAACTTACGGTATGACAGAAACCTTAAGTCACATAGCCGTAAAGCCATTGAATCATTTGAAGGATGAAGGTCATTTTCAGGTTTTGGACGGTATTGAGATTTCGCAAGATGGCAGAGGTTGTTTGGTAATTGATGCCCCTGATTTGATGGTTGAAAATATGGTAACCAATGATATTGTAAAACTCTATTCCGAAAAGGAGTTTGATGTTATTGGGCGCATTGATAATGTTATCAATTCTGGAGGAGTAAAGTTATTTCCAGAGCAAATAGAAGCCAAATTGGATGCCAACATAGGACAACGCTTTTTTATTTCTTCTGAAGAAGATGAAGTTCTAGGAGAGAAAGTGATTTTGGTTGTGGAGAAGGACGATAGCAGCATTACGCCATCTACGTTTAAGGCTCTTGATAAATATGAAAAACCGAAAGCGGTTTATGTTGTAGATCATTTTGAAGAAACAATCTCTGGTAAAATTAGACGGAAAAACACCTTAGAGCTGTTGAAGAAATATGCAAAACAAAAACCACTCATATGA
- the lon gene encoding endopeptidase La codes for MAKSNFLSLDSLSFQEFDENSELIPLMTPEDEAEINNEVLPESLPILPLRNTVLFPGVVIPITAGRDKSIKLINDANNGGKVIGVVSQKDENVEDPSAKDIFKTGTVAKILKVLKMPDGNTTIIIQGKKRFEINEVVSEEPYMTATIQDLSEAKPAPNNAEFSAIIESIKDLALQIIKESPNIPTEASFAIKNIESNSFLVNFVSSNMNLSVEEKQKLLEINDLKERALATLKYMNIEFQKLELKNDIQSKVQSDMNQQQREYFLHQQMKTIQEELGGTSYEEEIEEMKLRARDKVWTEDVEEHFNKEVSKLQRMNPQVAEYSIQRNYLDLFLDLPWNEYSKDNFDLKRARKILDRDHYGLDDVKDRIVEYLAVLKLRNDMKSPILCLYGPPGVGKTSLGKSIAEALGREYVRMSLGGLRDEAEIRGHRKTYIGAMPGRILQSLKKAGTSNPVFVLDEIDKLSNSHQGDPSSAMLEVLDPEQNSEFYDNFLEMGYDLSKVMFIATSNSLNTIQPALRDRMEIINVSGYTIEEKVEIAKRHLLPKQLEEHGLSTKDLKIAKPQLEKIVEGYTRESGVRGLEKQIAKMVRHAAKNIAMEESYNVKVTNEDIIKVLGAPRLERDKYENNNVAGVVTGLAWTSVGGDILFIESILSKGKGNLSITGNLGKVMKESATIAMEYIKAHAEEFDINPDVFDKYNVHIHVPEGATPKDGPSAGVTMLTSLVSLFTQRKVKNSLAMTGEITLRGKVLPVGGIKEKILAAKRARIKEILLCEENRRDIEEIKAEYLKGLKFHYVTDMSEVLKLALTNQKVDNAKTL; via the coding sequence ATGGCGAAATCTAATTTTTTAAGTCTTGACAGTTTGTCATTTCAGGAGTTCGATGAAAATTCAGAGTTAATTCCTTTAATGACCCCTGAGGATGAGGCAGAAATCAATAATGAAGTCCTACCGGAATCATTGCCAATATTGCCGCTAAGGAATACGGTATTATTTCCTGGTGTTGTGATTCCTATTACCGCCGGTCGTGATAAATCCATTAAGTTGATTAACGATGCCAATAACGGAGGTAAGGTAATTGGTGTGGTATCCCAAAAGGATGAAAATGTAGAGGATCCTAGTGCAAAGGATATTTTCAAAACGGGGACTGTAGCTAAAATCTTAAAGGTATTAAAGATGCCTGACGGAAATACGACCATTATCATTCAAGGTAAAAAACGTTTTGAAATTAACGAAGTGGTTAGTGAGGAGCCTTACATGACGGCAACGATCCAGGATTTATCAGAGGCAAAGCCAGCTCCCAATAATGCTGAATTTTCCGCGATAATTGAGTCCATTAAAGATTTAGCGCTTCAAATTATCAAGGAAAGTCCAAATATTCCAACAGAGGCAAGCTTTGCGATCAAAAACATTGAAAGCAATTCCTTCTTGGTGAATTTTGTGTCTTCCAATATGAATCTTTCTGTGGAAGAAAAACAAAAGCTTCTTGAAATAAACGATTTGAAGGAGCGTGCTTTGGCGACCCTAAAATATATGAATATCGAGTTTCAAAAATTGGAGCTTAAAAACGATATTCAGTCCAAGGTTCAAAGTGATATGAACCAACAGCAACGCGAGTATTTCCTTCATCAGCAAATGAAAACCATTCAGGAAGAGCTTGGTGGTACATCATATGAAGAGGAAATTGAGGAAATGAAATTGCGTGCCAGAGATAAGGTTTGGACTGAAGATGTAGAGGAGCATTTCAATAAGGAAGTTTCCAAATTGCAACGTATGAATCCTCAGGTAGCCGAATATTCTATTCAGCGTAACTACTTGGATTTGTTCTTGGATTTACCATGGAACGAATATAGCAAGGATAACTTCGATTTAAAACGTGCTAGAAAAATCTTGGATCGAGACCATTATGGACTTGATGATGTTAAGGATAGAATTGTGGAGTACTTAGCGGTGTTAAAACTGCGTAACGATATGAAATCTCCTATTTTGTGTTTGTACGGACCTCCGGGTGTGGGGAAAACTTCTTTGGGGAAATCTATTGCCGAGGCATTGGGTAGAGAGTATGTAAGAATGTCATTAGGTGGTTTACGTGACGAAGCCGAAATTAGAGGGCACCGTAAAACCTATATTGGAGCTATGCCTGGTAGAATCCTGCAAAGTCTTAAAAAGGCGGGGACTTCCAATCCCGTATTTGTTTTGGATGAAATAGATAAATTATCCAATAGTCATCAAGGAGATCCATCTTCCGCAATGCTGGAAGTGTTGGACCCAGAGCAAAACAGTGAGTTCTACGACAATTTCTTGGAAATGGGCTATGACCTTTCCAAAGTTATGTTTATTGCTACATCCAATAGCCTTAATACTATTCAGCCTGCGTTGAGGGATAGAATGGAAATTATCAACGTAAGCGGATATACTATTGAAGAAAAAGTGGAGATTGCTAAACGCCACTTGTTGCCTAAACAATTAGAGGAACATGGACTCTCAACTAAAGATTTGAAAATAGCTAAGCCGCAATTAGAAAAAATTGTAGAAGGGTACACACGCGAATCTGGGGTGAGAGGATTGGAAAAACAGATTGCCAAAATGGTAAGGCATGCGGCCAAAAACATCGCCATGGAGGAATCCTATAATGTCAAGGTGACCAATGAAGATATTATCAAGGTTTTGGGGGCGCCACGATTGGAGCGTGATAAATATGAAAACAACAATGTTGCCGGTGTAGTAACCGGTTTGGCTTGGACAAGTGTAGGGGGAGATATTCTCTTTATAGAATCTATTTTATCTAAAGGAAAAGGGAATTTAAGTATTACTGGTAATTTAGGTAAGGTCATGAAAGAGTCGGCTACTATTGCCATGGAATACATCAAAGCACATGCCGAAGAATTTGATATTAATCCAGATGTTTTTGATAAATACAATGTGCATATCCACGTGCCGGAAGGAGCCACGCCTAAGGATGGGCCAAGTGCCGGGGTGACGATGTTGACATCATTGGTGTCGTTGTTCACACAACGAAAAGTGAAGAATAGTTTGGCTATGACTGGGGAGATTACTTTAAGAGGAAAAGTTTTGCCAGTTGGTGGTATCAAGGAAAAGATATTGGCGGCTAAACGCGCTAGAATCAAAGAAATTTTACTGTGTGAAGAAAACAGACGTGATATTGAAGAAATAAAGGCCGAATACTTAAAAGGTCTTAAGTTCCATTATGTTACTGATATGAGTGAAGTGCTTAAGTTGGCACTTACCAATCAAAAAGTGGATAATGCAAAGACTTTGTAA
- a CDS encoding CPBP family intramembrane glutamic endopeptidase: MYIAQAYKVLHEWWRYAIGVLLIVMAVIIGQIPFSGAVFLEAHNQGMDMFNMNEKTMMTMLEPNLNLFLMLLSFAFGLAGVLFVAKTIHHQSIRSLTTSRSKIDWKRFWFAFIFWGMVSSGLSLLDYFMNPEGYVLNFKLVPFLILCAVAIVMVPLQTSFEEYLFRGYLMQGIGVLTKSKWKPLLMTSVVFGGLHIANPEVTQLGNIIMIYYIGTGLFLGILTLMDEGMELALGFHAANNLFTALLVTADWTAFQTHSILKDMSSPTEAGFMDVFVPVFILFPILLFVFAKKYNWTDWKGKLFGTVEEPPAEDYKILE; the protein is encoded by the coding sequence ATGTATATAGCACAAGCTTATAAAGTTTTGCACGAATGGTGGCGCTATGCCATTGGTGTTTTACTCATTGTAATGGCAGTTATTATTGGGCAAATACCTTTTTCTGGAGCAGTTTTTTTGGAAGCTCACAACCAAGGGATGGACATGTTCAATATGAATGAGAAAACCATGATGACTATGTTGGAGCCTAACTTAAACTTATTTTTAATGCTGCTATCTTTTGCCTTCGGTTTGGCAGGTGTTTTATTTGTGGCAAAGACCATTCATCATCAAAGCATTCGCTCGTTAACCACTAGTAGGTCAAAAATTGATTGGAAGCGTTTTTGGTTTGCTTTCATTTTTTGGGGAATGGTGTCATCTGGATTGTCCTTGTTGGATTACTTTATGAATCCGGAAGGTTATGTTCTAAACTTCAAATTGGTGCCGTTTTTGATTCTTTGTGCTGTAGCTATTGTAATGGTGCCGCTTCAAACTAGTTTTGAAGAGTATTTGTTTCGTGGGTATTTAATGCAGGGCATTGGAGTGCTTACAAAATCCAAGTGGAAGCCGTTATTGATGACCTCTGTAGTGTTTGGAGGGTTGCATATTGCCAATCCTGAAGTAACCCAATTAGGTAACATTATCATGATTTATTATATAGGTACAGGCTTGTTTTTGGGTATTCTTACTTTAATGGATGAAGGAATGGAATTGGCTTTGGGTTTCCATGCCGCCAATAATTTGTTTACGGCTTTATTGGTAACTGCCGATTGGACAGCGTTCCAAACGCATTCTATATTAAAGGATATGTCCAGTCCAACAGAAGCTGGTTTTATGGATGTGTTTGTTCCCGTATTTATATTGTTTCCAATACTGTTATTTGTGTTTGCTAAAAAGTATAATTGGACCGATTGGAAAGGGAAATTGTTTGGAACGGTGGAAGAGCCTCCTGCCGAAGACTATAAAATACTTGAATAA
- a CDS encoding o-succinylbenzoate synthase, with protein MKATYHQYILNFKQPSGTSRGVLRTKETWFIVLESEGKRGVGECGILRGLSIDDRPDYERQLQWTCNNIALGLEALFEKNREFPSIQFGLEMAFRSLASTSPFLLFETNFTTGTAAIPINGLIWMGDGAFMKQQIAAKIEAGFGCIKMKIGAIDFDTEISLLQSIRKEFSSKDIELRVDANGAFSPQEALEKLKRLSDLDLHSIEQPIKQGQFEEMAALCEKTPLPIALDEELIGVFDTDERAQLLEVVKPQFIILKPSFIGGYSGSDEWITMAEERQIGWWVTSALESNVGLNAIAQWTYTLHQQLPQGLGTGSLFTNNFESPLEVKNGALYYNNILNWNFNL; from the coding sequence ATGAAAGCAACATATCATCAATACATTTTAAATTTTAAGCAACCCAGTGGTACCTCTAGAGGTGTTTTACGAACTAAAGAGACTTGGTTTATAGTCTTAGAATCCGAAGGAAAGCGTGGAGTGGGAGAGTGTGGTATTTTAAGAGGGTTGAGCATCGATGATCGACCAGATTATGAGCGTCAGTTACAATGGACTTGCAATAACATAGCATTGGGCTTGGAGGCCTTGTTTGAAAAGAATCGAGAATTTCCTAGCATTCAATTTGGGTTGGAAATGGCTTTTAGGTCTTTGGCAAGCACCTCACCTTTTTTGCTGTTTGAAACCAATTTCACAACGGGTACAGCGGCTATTCCAATTAATGGTTTGATATGGATGGGAGATGGAGCTTTTATGAAGCAACAGATAGCTGCTAAAATTGAAGCTGGTTTTGGTTGCATCAAGATGAAAATTGGTGCGATAGATTTCGATACAGAAATTAGTTTGTTGCAGTCTATCAGAAAAGAGTTTAGCTCTAAGGATATAGAACTTAGGGTAGATGCCAATGGCGCCTTTTCTCCCCAGGAAGCATTAGAAAAGCTCAAACGCCTTTCCGATTTGGATTTACATTCCATAGAGCAACCTATCAAACAAGGGCAATTTGAAGAGATGGCAGCCTTGTGTGAAAAGACGCCTTTGCCTATCGCATTGGATGAAGAGTTGATTGGGGTATTTGATACTGATGAAAGAGCACAACTTTTGGAGGTAGTAAAGCCTCAATTCATCATTTTAAAGCCAAGTTTTATAGGAGGATATAGTGGAAGTGACGAATGGATTACAATGGCTGAAGAACGGCAAATAGGCTGGTGGGTAACCAGTGCTTTGGAAAGTAATGTTGGCTTGAATGCCATTGCGCAATGGACCTATACTCTACATCAACAACTACCACAAGGTTTGGGAACGGGAAGTTTGTTTACGAACAATTTTGAAAGCCCTTTGGAAGTCAAGAATGGGGCTTTGTATTATAATAACATTTTAAACTGGAATTTTAATTTATAA